A genomic stretch from Pseudomonadota bacterium includes:
- a CDS encoding MerR family transcriptional regulator: protein MQERFDDFEGFFSISVVSEMLKLHPQTIRHYERQGLVQPKRTSGNIRLFSMRDVRRLRKIHEYTSSGVNLAGVLVIVELLERIDLLEQQTVRPPGRRSPDAASRNRATP from the coding sequence GTGCAAGAGCGATTCGACGACTTTGAGGGCTTCTTCTCGATCAGCGTGGTCTCAGAGATGCTCAAGCTGCATCCGCAGACCATTCGCCACTATGAGCGCCAGGGCCTCGTGCAGCCGAAGCGCACGAGTGGCAATATCCGCCTGTTCTCCATGCGCGACGTGCGCCGTCTGCGCAAGATCCACGAGTACACCTCGAGTGGCGTGAACCTTGCGGGGGTTCTCGTCATCGTCGAGCTGCTCGAGCGCATCGACCTGCTCGAGCAGCAGACGGTGCGCCCCCCGGGCCGCCGGTCGCCCGATGCGGCTTCACGGAACCGCGCGACGCCGTAG
- a CDS encoding ABC transporter ATP-binding protein: MPAISIKSLNVRFGSRHILKDVTLDVPRGSTLCVMGLSGAGKSTLIRSVIGLVEPVSGEIRVNGRDVLHLPESQLNEIRVKIGMVFQSAALFDSMTVGDNVAFALREHSELGEEEIQRIVSEKLSLVDLEGMEHLYPVQLSGGMQKRAGVARALATGAEILLYDEPTTGLDPIISNVINNLIRGLQRQMGVTSIVITHDLSSAYTIADQIAFLYDGHIVEQGTPEAFQKSTNPYVVQFREGSVTGPIEV; the protein is encoded by the coding sequence ATGCCCGCCATCTCCATCAAGTCGCTGAACGTGCGGTTCGGCTCTCGTCACATCTTGAAGGACGTCACCCTCGATGTGCCGCGGGGGAGCACCCTCTGCGTGATGGGCCTCTCCGGCGCCGGGAAGAGCACGCTCATCCGCAGCGTCATCGGTCTCGTGGAGCCGGTCAGCGGTGAGATCCGGGTCAACGGCCGCGATGTGCTGCATCTGCCGGAATCCCAGCTCAACGAGATCCGCGTGAAGATCGGAATGGTGTTCCAGTCAGCGGCTCTCTTCGACTCTATGACTGTGGGCGACAACGTGGCGTTCGCGCTTCGCGAGCACAGCGAGCTGGGCGAGGAGGAGATCCAGCGCATCGTCTCCGAGAAGCTTTCTCTCGTCGATCTCGAGGGCATGGAGCATCTCTACCCTGTGCAGCTCTCCGGCGGCATGCAGAAGCGGGCCGGTGTGGCGCGCGCGCTGGCCACGGGGGCGGAGATCCTGCTCTACGACGAGCCCACCACGGGTCTCGATCCCATCATCAGCAATGTCATCAACAACCTGATCCGCGGATTGCAGCGCCAGATGGGGGTGACGTCGATCGTGATCACCCACGATCTGAGCAGCGCCTATACCATCGCAGACCAGATTGCGTTCCTCTACGATGGCCACATCGTGGAGCAGGGGACGCCCGAGGCCTTCCAGAAGTCCACAAACCCCTACGTCGTGCAGTTCCGCGAAGGCAGCGTCACGGGTCCGATCGAGGTCTGA
- a CDS encoding serine/threonine protein kinase has translation MATSEDDQLRLAPGTVLDSRYRIVAPIKAGGMGAVYRAVDLEVGEKTCAIKEMLDQFESPSDRQAGIDRFLREIQVMEHMAHANIPRVTDHFVENNNFYFVMEFIEGIDLSTILKEQGSPGLPWERAVEWGIQVCDALSYTHSLKPEPVVHRDIKPSNLMLRHSDGRILIVDFGIARVTNPGPNLWIGTREYAPPEQQLRKHIPCSDLFALGVTMHELITGAKPDGFYIESFEEMGRTDLPASLWEALRHALQLNPDYRYQTATDMRDALIRTLGYTPHVAHDEGFAFSEKVQRLKDVAIEPPLRLLISRYGNECHTPHLPRKLERLVFTLGAETPFQLIIQVNEPNGCIDFVERQGILDPVSLGAVAPDDEAAQEQVKRLIDLFVRDYESFKNANWQLMF, from the coding sequence ATGGCGACGTCTGAGGACGACCAGCTGCGGCTCGCCCCAGGAACGGTGCTCGACAGCCGCTATCGCATCGTGGCGCCCATCAAGGCGGGCGGCATGGGGGCTGTCTACAGGGCGGTCGACCTCGAGGTGGGCGAGAAGACGTGCGCCATCAAGGAGATGCTCGACCAGTTCGAATCGCCCTCTGACCGGCAGGCGGGCATCGATCGCTTCCTGCGCGAGATCCAGGTCATGGAACATATGGCCCACGCCAACATCCCGCGCGTGACCGATCACTTCGTCGAGAACAACAACTTCTATTTCGTGATGGAGTTCATCGAGGGCATCGACCTGTCCACCATCCTCAAGGAGCAGGGTTCGCCCGGGTTGCCGTGGGAGCGTGCCGTCGAGTGGGGCATCCAGGTGTGCGACGCGCTTTCTTATACCCACAGCCTCAAGCCCGAGCCGGTGGTGCATCGCGACATCAAGCCGTCAAACCTGATGCTGCGCCATTCCGATGGTCGCATCCTCATCGTCGACTTCGGCATCGCGCGCGTCACGAATCCCGGGCCCAATCTGTGGATCGGCACCCGCGAGTACGCGCCTCCGGAGCAGCAGCTGAGAAAGCACATTCCATGCTCTGACCTCTTCGCGCTCGGGGTGACGATGCACGAGCTCATCACGGGAGCCAAGCCCGACGGGTTCTACATTGAGAGCTTCGAGGAGATGGGGCGCACCGATCTGCCGGCGTCTCTCTGGGAGGCGCTGCGTCACGCGCTGCAGCTGAATCCGGACTACCGCTACCAGACCGCCACCGACATGCGCGACGCGCTCATCCGCACCCTTGGCTACACCCCGCATGTGGCCCACGACGAGGGCTTCGCGTTCAGCGAGAAGGTGCAGCGCCTCAAGGACGTGGCCATCGAGCCGCCCTTGCGCCTGCTCATCTCACGCTACGGCAATGAGTGTCACACCCCTCACCTTCCACGAAAGCTCGAGCGCCTGGTGTTCACCCTGGGCGCTGAGACGCCGTTTCAGCTGATCATCCAGGTCAATGAGCCGAATGGGTGCATCGACTTCGTCGAGCGTCAGGGCATTCTCGACCCCGTGTCGCTCGGGGCTGTGGCGCCGGACGACGAAGCGGCCCAGGAGCAGGTCAAGCGCTTGATCGATCTCTTCGTGCGCGACTATGAGTCATTCAAGAACGCGAACTGGCAGCTGATGTTCTGA
- a CDS encoding MCE family protein, translating into MEISPAAKVGIITVLGLVVLGLILTSVYSGARIEGTPYYALFERVEGLAVGAPVRLAGVQVGKVTDIVITEDKHVRVQFNITYTQNQQPLVITQGSRYTITSDLLGNHWFEIVPRSGAQVAEKGTVQGTSPVTLDEVMTKGNEALSDLQASVKEINKLVADPEMKRNIRETVANFKELSKDMRVAAANANAVVTNLNLRISTISGHLDQTIVSLHGQLASIGGDFQSLAATLRRIGDRSEPDIRTIVLNLRDMSSSVRKTMAQVQKLVTNKEMNDDVLAMVSALKRTAQELEGVAADVRGITSDPEIAKDIKDAVRDARETMAGAKDIVQSVQSVVGGLKGVSGKGKGGFRFFEMRSEMEYNLSTQHLMNNSLLTVLPTLRYNLLLGMDSIGYQNLVNAQVGYWVNKDQTVRLRGGSIRSKVGVGLDTLLFERLNLSADVYDPRLVKVDFLGRLAVSTNLYLMGGVRDALRQSRSPVVGVGARF; encoded by the coding sequence ATGGAAATCAGCCCAGCCGCAAAAGTAGGCATCATAACGGTTCTCGGCCTCGTGGTCCTGGGCCTCATCCTTACCTCCGTGTATTCTGGTGCGCGCATCGAGGGCACCCCGTATTACGCGCTCTTCGAGCGCGTCGAGGGCCTGGCGGTGGGCGCGCCCGTGCGCCTCGCCGGGGTGCAGGTCGGCAAGGTCACCGACATCGTCATCACCGAAGACAAGCACGTGAGGGTGCAGTTCAACATCACCTACACCCAGAACCAGCAGCCGCTCGTCATCACGCAAGGCTCCCGCTACACCATCACCAGTGATCTGCTCGGCAATCACTGGTTCGAGATCGTGCCTCGCTCTGGCGCCCAGGTCGCGGAGAAGGGCACGGTTCAGGGAACCTCGCCCGTCACGCTCGATGAGGTGATGACCAAGGGCAATGAAGCGCTCTCTGATCTCCAGGCCTCCGTCAAGGAGATCAACAAGCTGGTGGCCGATCCCGAGATGAAGCGCAACATCCGCGAGACGGTGGCGAACTTCAAGGAGCTCTCCAAGGACATGCGGGTCGCGGCGGCCAACGCCAATGCGGTCGTCACGAACCTGAACCTGCGCATCTCCACCATCAGCGGGCATCTCGATCAGACCATCGTGAGCCTGCATGGGCAGCTGGCGTCCATCGGGGGCGACTTCCAGTCTCTGGCGGCAACCCTCCGCCGCATCGGCGACCGCAGCGAGCCGGACATCCGAACCATCGTACTCAACCTGCGCGACATGTCATCGAGCGTGCGAAAGACCATGGCCCAGGTCCAGAAGCTGGTGACGAACAAGGAGATGAACGACGACGTGCTCGCCATGGTGTCGGCTCTCAAGCGAACCGCGCAGGAGCTCGAGGGGGTGGCTGCCGATGTGCGCGGCATCACGTCTGACCCGGAGATCGCCAAGGACATCAAGGACGCCGTGCGCGATGCCCGCGAGACCATGGCGGGCGCCAAGGACATCGTTCAGAGTGTGCAGAGCGTGGTGGGCGGGCTGAAGGGCGTCTCGGGCAAGGGCAAGGGAGGCTTCCGGTTCTTCGAGATGCGCTCGGAGATGGAGTACAACCTCTCGACGCAGCACCTCATGAACAACTCGCTGCTCACCGTGCTTCCGACCCTGCGCTACAACCTTCTCCTCGGCATGGATTCCATCGGCTACCAGAACCTGGTGAACGCCCAGGTGGGCTACTGGGTGAACAAGGACCAGACCGTGCGCTTGCGTGGGGGCTCGATACGCTCGAAGGTCGGCGTGGGTCTCGACACCCTCCTGTTCGAGCGCCTCAACCTCAGCGCCGATGTCTACGATCCGCGCCTCGTGAAGGTCGATTTCCTCGGCCGTCTGGCGGTGAGCACGAACCTCTATCTGATGGGTGGCGTGCGTGACGCGCTGCGCCAGTCACGGTCTCCCGTGGTTGGCGTCGGAGCGAGGTTCTGA
- a CDS encoding ABC transporter permease yields the protein MLAFFEQVGLFVIHFFEFIGGLVNLFLEVLSWIFKGAVRPSLTVNQMAILGVSSIGIVVVTCSFAGMVVALQLANYAVRYGVVQYAGGAVALSMAREFAPMLSAIVVAGRAGSAITAEIGSMKVTEQIDALRVMGVSPTRYLVVPRFLGLLCMMPLLSTFAGLGGFLGGALVAKAQANIQYSAFFDSAKENLVAWDIYAGLIKSAIFACEIALVSCLQGLTTKGGAAGVGRATTTSVVNSMLLVFITNYFLSAWMFPPK from the coding sequence ATGCTCGCCTTCTTCGAACAGGTCGGCCTCTTCGTCATCCATTTCTTCGAGTTCATCGGAGGGCTGGTGAACCTGTTCCTCGAGGTCCTCTCGTGGATCTTCAAGGGGGCCGTGCGCCCGTCTCTCACGGTGAACCAGATGGCCATCCTCGGCGTCAGCTCCATCGGCATCGTCGTGGTCACGTGTTCGTTTGCGGGCATGGTCGTGGCGCTGCAGCTGGCCAACTACGCGGTGCGGTACGGCGTGGTGCAGTACGCGGGCGGCGCTGTTGCATTGTCGATGGCGCGTGAGTTTGCGCCCATGCTTTCGGCCATCGTGGTCGCGGGGCGCGCCGGATCGGCCATCACCGCCGAGATCGGTTCGATGAAGGTGACCGAGCAGATCGACGCCCTGCGCGTCATGGGCGTGAGCCCGACCCGCTATCTCGTTGTTCCGCGCTTCCTGGGGCTTCTCTGCATGATGCCGCTGCTGTCGACGTTTGCCGGACTGGGGGGCTTCCTCGGGGGTGCGTTGGTGGCCAAGGCGCAGGCCAACATCCAGTACTCGGCTTTCTTTGACTCGGCCAAGGAGAACCTCGTGGCGTGGGACATCTACGCCGGGCTCATCAAGTCGGCCATCTTCGCCTGTGAGATTGCCCTCGTCTCGTGTCTGCAGGGCCTGACGACCAAGGGGGGCGCGGCCGGCGTGGGTCGCGCCACCACAACGTCCGTGGTGAACAGCATGCTGCTCGTGTTCATCACGAACTACTTCCTCTCCGCATGGATGTTCCCCCCGAAATGA
- a CDS encoding J domain-containing protein — translation MAADYYQVLGVPRDASEKDIKMAYRKLARQYHPDVNRGDVEAERRFKEINEAYSVLSDADKRKKYDQYGPMFEQAEKMPPPYGRGPGGGARVQFDPEDLGAMFGGGGGFGDLFGRFTQGGGSRGGFDVNDLFGGGAQREPEAPAEVTADIALTVEEVFEGTRKHLEFTREDVCSRCHGSGRTGRSLCAECRGGGATATPRRIEVTVPKGMREGMKIRVKSEGGRGPGGQLRDLFLVVRVAPHRFFEVKGGDIHCEVPVTVTEAVLGAEVQCPRVKGAPATIKVPAGTQGGMTLRLAGQGLPASGGKPVGDLYMKIRIQVPQNLTDEERSLYQRLSSLRSENPRASLIGG, via the coding sequence ATGGCCGCCGATTACTATCAGGTCCTGGGCGTCCCGCGCGACGCCAGCGAGAAGGACATCAAGATGGCCTACCGCAAGCTCGCCCGGCAGTATCACCCCGATGTGAATCGCGGTGATGTCGAGGCAGAGCGGCGGTTCAAGGAGATCAACGAGGCCTACTCCGTGCTGTCTGACGCCGACAAGCGCAAGAAGTATGACCAGTACGGTCCGATGTTCGAGCAGGCCGAGAAGATGCCGCCACCTTACGGGCGAGGCCCCGGAGGCGGCGCGCGGGTGCAGTTCGACCCGGAAGACCTGGGCGCCATGTTCGGTGGCGGGGGCGGCTTCGGAGATCTGTTCGGCCGTTTCACCCAGGGCGGCGGCTCCCGTGGAGGCTTCGACGTCAACGATCTCTTCGGCGGCGGCGCGCAGAGAGAGCCCGAGGCGCCGGCCGAGGTCACGGCAGACATCGCGCTCACGGTCGAGGAGGTCTTCGAGGGCACGCGCAAGCACCTCGAGTTCACGCGCGAGGATGTCTGCTCGCGCTGCCACGGCAGCGGCCGGACCGGTCGCTCGCTCTGCGCCGAGTGCCGGGGAGGCGGGGCTACTGCAACCCCACGCCGCATCGAGGTGACGGTGCCCAAGGGCATGCGCGAGGGCATGAAGATCCGCGTCAAGAGCGAGGGAGGCCGGGGCCCTGGAGGGCAGCTGCGTGACCTGTTCCTGGTGGTGCGCGTGGCGCCCCATCGCTTCTTCGAGGTGAAGGGGGGCGACATCCACTGCGAGGTGCCGGTGACCGTCACGGAGGCTGTCCTCGGCGCTGAGGTGCAGTGTCCGCGGGTCAAGGGAGCTCCCGCCACCATCAAGGTTCCGGCGGGCACGCAGGGCGGCATGACGCTTCGTCTCGCGGGTCAAGGCCTGCCGGCTTCTGGAGGCAAGCCCGTGGGCGACCTCTACATGAAGATCCGCATCCAGGTGCCCCAGAACCTCACCGACGAAGAGCGCTCGCTGTATCAGCGGCTCTCGAGCCTGCGCAGCGAGAACCCGAGAGCCTCCTTGATCGGAGGATAG